Genomic segment of Melospiza melodia melodia isolate bMelMel2 chromosome 13, bMelMel2.pri, whole genome shotgun sequence:
AGGCTCATCAAGGGATAAATGGTGATGCCTGGAGGGCTTGTGAGGAAAGCTGAGTGACAGGGGTGACAACCAAGGTGCCAACCCAAACAGGCAGCACTGGGGGACTGAGGGACCAGCACTCCAGCAGGATTGCTTCCATTTTGGCCTTCTCATCCCAAACCTCCCAGGCCACATCTGACCCCCTCTGGACACACTAGCAGCTCCCACTTCATCCCAGCACAGACTCACTTGGTTCCTGGGCTCCTTCCCCATGTGCTTCTTAACGATGTCAGAAGCTTTTTCAAACTCCTTGTTTCTGATACACACAACAACAGCCTGCAGATGAGAACAAGAACAGGACAGACTGAAGCAGGCACAAGAGCAGCTCAGTGCCAGCTCCACTCAGAACTCCCCATCACTGCAGGGAGGAGCTTGCACACAGTGAGAGAACCCCACACGTGAGGCAGCTCCCACCAGCACCCACACGAGACAAAAACTGCACCATGTATTTAGTGAGAAAGGAAAGGATCTTACAGCTTCCTTCACCATTTTCTGCACAGCCTCCATCGTCCTGTCTGCCACAGAGAACTCCTCACGGATGAAGTCCAGGACCAGCATGGCCGACTCCAGGGGGGTCAGCTCTGACTCCTTGTCGAAGGTGCAATCTGGAAGAGGCAGGGCAGCACTTCGGAAGCCGAGACAAAGCAGAGTCACCAGCCCGGTGGGTTTGCCAGTCCCGGTCGCTGCTCCCGGTcccccagacagacagacagacagacatgagAGCCCCTCCTCACTCGCGGGGACCCGCACGGCCCCAGCCCAGGGCCCAGCTCTGTGCAGGGGCAGCTCCGGGAGCGGCGGGCACACGGACATGGAACGGGGGAAGCAGGGGCAGGCTGCACAGAGCAGGAACGGGGCTGCACGGAGCACCGGGGCCGCAGAACGGGCCGCGCACCTACCGAGGTTCTCGCCCTCCTCGACCCGCGACAGCAGCTGCATGATGCGGAGCATCTGCGCCATGTCCGGCTCCCGCTCCAGCGGCCGCACGAGCAGCGCTGTGGGACAAACGGCTAGTCAGGGCTGCGGCCCGCTCCGGGAGCCGCGGGCACCCCCGGGCCCGGCCCAGCCGCTCCCCGCCCGGTCCCGCGCACCCTGCATGATGTCGCGGAACTGGCGGAAATCCCGGTTGCGCCCGGAGCGGTAGGCCTCGATGGCCCGGTGGAAGTAGAACTGCAGGACCCAGCGGTTCACGGTCTTCTCAGGGAGCGCCGCCATCCCGGCCCGGTCAGGCTCGGGGTCGCGGTCGCCCTCGGTGTCCcggtcccgctccgtgtcccgcTCCCGCCTCGCCGGGCGTCGCGTCGCCATACCGCTAGGCCCCAGCGCGCCGGAAGTGACGACACCAACGCGGCACCACGGGACTCTCGGCGCGCTGCCTTATGTAGAGGCCTCCTCGCCTACAACTCCCGGCGTGCACCGCACAAACTCCGCCGCGCCTACAGCTCCCGGCGTGCATCCCACCAACTCCGCCGCGCCTACAGCTCCCGGCGTGCACCGCACAAACTCCGCCGCGCCTACAGCTCCCGGCGTGCATACCGCCAACTCCGCTATGCCTACAGCTCCCGGCGTGCCCCGCGCCAACTCCGCCACGCCTATAGCTCCCGGCGTGCCCCGCGCCAAAGCCGCCACGCCTACAGCTCCCGGCGTGCCCCGCTCCAAGTCAGCCACGCCTACAGCTCCCGGCGTGCCCCGCGCCAAAGCCGCCGGTTAACGTTGTCGCCGTCTGGCGGCCGGGAGGGGAATGGCGGGTCCCGGCGGGAAGGGCAGCGGGAGCGGCGCGGGCGGGGGCAGAGCCGGGGGCACAGGCGGGGGCACAGCCGCTCCCTGCGGGCTCGGGGTCGGCCCGCTGCCCGTCCCCCGGCACCCACAGCAGTGAAACGCCCACCTGTAAGTGCTGGGGCCCCTGAGCGAATGTGTCACCTGAGcaggcctggctgtgttaaaCTCGTGTCACCCgcagctggcagtgccaccctgccagggCACGCCTGGGTTTTTGCCTTTTTCTGGAATTCAGAACACCCCCCGCTCTCCTGTGCTCTGCGCTCCAGCCTCCTGCCGGTCCCCCTCACCTGGAACAGCAAACCGGGTCCCTGGGCAGGATTTTGGGGCCTGGGCTGTCCCACAGTCACTCAGACCTGGGGTAATGAATTCCAAGCCCTGTCTTCCCAGCGAGCTCCCTAAATCCCAAACAGAACTGGGGCCTGGAGCTGATCCTCGGCATCACGGGGTGGCTCCTCGGCCCAGGGGACATTGCCGACTCTGGCCTGCAGGCTCTCTCACCTGAGATGGAAAAGCACGTGAAAATTCCTCTGGCATGAGGTGATCTGGGATCCTCCCTTCCCTCTGCCCCaggccaggacaggaggaaacaCACATGGGAAAAATCCGTGTGTCAGACGGAAAACAGAAAAACTGGGAGGGATTTTTATTGGCAAACAAAGgaagataaaaataataatgtGTGTGAGGCAGAGGGGTCACCTGGGGcgggggctgccctggggagcagggTGGGAGCGGGACACGCTTGGAATGCCCTGAAGGATGTGACACCCACAGGCAGACCTGCTTCCCATGAGATCCCAAGGTCTCTGCAGGGTTTGGATGGGGTTGTGACGTGACAGATGTCACGAGAGCAGAGCTGGACAAGGTGACAATTCCCGAAGTGTTTCTGGAGTGGGGAGGGCACAGCATTGGCACCCAGTCCAGGCTTCCCTCCCTCACCACTCCAGGGCCTGCCTTAGCCAGCAGTGTGGTAACAGCACCCAGGGCTGGAAAACAGGGCTGGAACAGTGAATTCCAGAGAAAATGCAAAAATGAACGCACTGCTTTGCTCCCTGAATCGTCTCCAATAAACAAAGAGGAAGCAGGGGTGATggaagcaggagcaggagtggCAGTGCCTCACTTTCCAGTTTCACTGAGTCCTCCTGTGGTGTCACCATCAGGAAAAGCTTTGGGGTTCCTCGTGCCAAACAAAGCACTGGGCAGGAAGGCACAAACTGCAGCCGTGCCTGTGCACTGGAGCCTCCCCTCACTGATTTATGGCTTTTGATGAAGTGATTACAGATGAAAGAAAATATTCCAGGGAACAGGATCTGCATGTGGCCGTGGTCCCGTGCCTGTCACATCCTTCAGGAGGAGTTAGAGCAGGAAACAGAACAGGAAAAGCACCAGGGCCCCTGCTCAGCAGGCTCTCGGCTGGAGCACCAGGCAggacagcagctcccacagcagctggggctggacattggggctgggagcccctgggacaggggaagggtccctgccagggctggggggcactgggggagctCCAAGGTCCCTTCCAGGACCATTCTGGCCTTAGAGAAGCAGTGGAGAGCCACAGAAAACCAGGGAGCAGTGGAACAGGGGACAAGGGAAATGTGGAGGAGGGTAATGAGATTTCTTTGAAAACCACAGAGAAACCCTACAGGCATGAGGAATGGAGAGGAAGAAGCATAAAGGCACTTACTAAGAAACCCATGAAGTAGGTTACAGAAACTCTGAACCAATCTGAGCAAAGGTAACTCATCCTGTTGGAACTGGGCTGATctagaaggaaagggaaggatcTAGAAGGAAAGACATTGGTTTAGAGAGGTGCCAAGAGCTGGGCTGCCTGGCACTACAAGGAGCTGGAAACACACAAAACCCTGGATTACACACAGAACCAGAGAAACAGCCCTGATGACTGGGAAAAGGTAGACAGAAAGGATCAAAAGGGGCAACAGCtcaatatttaacatttaatattGACTAGGTTTCAGAACAGGCTGAGCCTTTTACATCCCAGTATCTGGGTAGGTGAATGTACGGCCTTGTCCAAACGGAGAACTTCACCTGAGCTCCCTTCAGAGGGATGCGTGACCggctgggctctccctgctcaCAGCTTCAGCCTTCggccagtgctgctcccagctcagcactggcagcacggCCCTTCTGCCTCCTCGGCACTCGATAAACAAACATGCACTGCCCAGCCTGTACCTGTGCTGCGAGCGCAAGGGAACACATCCCACAAATGCCCGTTCACAAAGGGAAACCACCATCGGGTTCGGGAGTGCCTCGGGTCCCTGAGCTTCTGAGCAGCCTCTGACCCTGGAGGGAGGAGAGGATTCCCCAGCGCTTCCCCTCAGGCCCGGCTGTGAGCTTTGCTGTGGAACCCgggcagagccaggcctgggGATGCGCTGCACCGCACCGGCTGTTCCGGGCTGTGGGCTCACACCTGCTTTACAAACATGCAGGGAGAACGGCCAGGGACACGGGAAAAGCCGAGGGCGGGTTGGTGACGGGCACGGGGGTAACGGGGCGGCTCGGAGCCAGGAATGGGGGAACGGGGGCTGAAGGGAGCGGGGTTTGAGGGGGAAGCAGGGGCTGAGGGGAGAAAAGGGACTGACGGGCCCGGGGCTGAGGGAGGTTCCGGGGCTGACGGGCCCGGGGCTGGGATCccgatcccggtcccggtcccggtgcgGCCTCAGAGGCGACGCTCGCGCGCTGTTTCCCGCCTTTGGCCCCGGCCGCTCCCCATTGGCTCACGCCCGCCGCCGCGCTCTCCCATTGGCTGCGCCGGCAGCGCCTCCCTCTGGCTTGCTCTCCATTGGTCCCCGAGCACAACGGAGCCCGCGCGGGGCGTTGCCATCGCTACGGCGGCCGGCGCGGGTCAGGGCGCGCGTTCCGCGGAGGCGCGCCGGGCAGCATGGAGGGCGGGCGGCGCGGAgaggccgcggcggcggcggccggggacGGGCCCGCGCCCGTGTTCACCCTGGAGGAGGTGGCGAAGCGCAACTCCAGCCGTGAGGCCTGGCTGGTGATCCACGGGCGCGTGTACGATGTCACCCGGTTCCTGGAGGAGGTGAGGCCTGCAGTGgggctgcccggcccggcccggcccggccctgagaggagcggggacagccggggctctgtggggcccagagGGGCGGGGGCGAGAGGAGGGGgcgagccggcccgggccgcgTTCGGGGCGGTGCCGGTGTCCCGGGGGCAGCTccccgcgccgggccgggccgtgcgggCTCACCGGGCCTCATGGCCGCGCCTCTGCTCCGAGGGGACAGAAAATCCTTCCAGACTCACTGCATTTGTCTTCTGATTTTGAAGATTGAGAGTGGTGTCCTAACTGgtgagagctgggaatggagtggaaataaaataacaaaacagTAATGCCCGAGGGAAGGGCATGAAGTTGTGCTAGGGGGAATTTAGGGTGAAtatcaggaaaggttcttcccccagagggtgctggcactgcccaggctgcccagggaatggtcccagccccaaggctgccagagctccaggagaattTGGATAATGccctcagggatgcacagggtggggttgttggggtgtctgtgcagggctggggttgaacttgatgatttctgtgggtcccttccagctcagaatattctgtgattctgtggttctatgaaaaTCTCAAAGGGGTTTATCCCAGTTTAAAATAACAGCAGAGACTTCGTGGCATTTGCAGGGCAATGTACAAAGGTTGGGCTGAACCAGCTCCAAAGAAGACACTTCATTGAAATGCACTTGTTGCAGCTTGTTGGCTCTGCTGGACTGAACCCAGCTCTGGTTTCCCTCAGGCCCACACGGTTGAAGCTGTGTGCTGTGCAGtgacagagctgctgtggagagggtACCTGTGCATCAGGCAGGAGGGCTGATCACTGGCAGCTCCAGGCTGTGCCTTGCTCTGCAGCTCTCAACATTTATTGATGAAGTTGGACACATCTGGTTTCTTCTTTGGGTCCAGAAAATgactgaatcacagaattgtccaggctggaaaatccctcccAGACCACAGAGTCCAagctgtgcccaatgcccaccttgtccccagcactgagtgccacctccagggatgggggccCCAACCCTCCCTGCCAATGGacagccctttccatgaagaaattcctgctgatgtccagCCTGTCAGGGAGCAGTGCACAGGCAGAgggtcccctgagcctccttttctccaggcaggGCAGTTTGGGGGATGAGATGTGCAAGGTGGAGGCAGGACAGTTGGGTGGGAGGGAGTTGTGGGTGCTCAAAGGCCAAACAGATGCGGGGGAAGACCAGGCAAAAGCTTGGAAAAGCCATTCACAGCTGGTTTCTGAGTATGAAAATGCTGGGTTAGGGTTTAGGAAGAGCcagaaggagctggagcagctgcaggagctgtgaaTCTTGTCTTACACTTGCCTCTGCTGTGATTCAgagtggggacactgcagggaggtTGAGTCCTCACCTCCATGTTCTCCCTAAGATGGAGCCTGGGACCTGCTCCCTGGGGCACCTTTGCAATTATAAGTGAGCCCAGACAAACACTTCAGTCCCAGGCAGGTTAGCAGTGCCCTGGGTGCCACCCTGGGATGGTGTTCCACCCTGGGATGGTGTTTCACTCTGGCCTTTCCAGGCCCTTTTCCCCGTTTGCGTTTTCCTGACATGAAAGGACCCACTTGGACGAGGGAGAGGGAGAAGAATGAGGGCACTGTTGGGCCGTGCCAGCGTGGCTGACACAgcgctgggctgtgcacagcccTTGTGGCAAGAGTGACACAGGGGGGCTGGAGATCAAGGCCTCATTTATTGGCAAAAatcctctctgtgtgtgtgtgtgtgtgtgtgtgtgtgtgtgtgtgtgtgtgtgtgtgtgtgttacccTCTGAGTGCTGGGGAGTGCTGTGCAGCCCCTGGaaccagcagtgccagtctgggaaccagcagtgccagtctggaGCTGCAGAGTGCtggagccagcagtgccagtgtgctctggagctgcccagcagtgccagtgtgctctggagctgcagttccctgggcagctggagctgcagagctcagtgtTCCCCCTGCCCCGTGTggtcactgcagcagcagctgtgggtgcccctgctGGCCTTTGCTCACAGATCTGGCTGGCGGTGCTGGCACGCTGCGTGGGTGGGGTTGTGCAATCCTGAGGAAGTCGCTGCTGAAAGGCTGAGTTTGGCTTCACAGTTCCTGCAAATTACACACTGCAGGTCAGCCAGCCCGAAATCCGTGTGCTGCTGGAAGTGTGGGCCAGTCAAAGTTCCCAGTTCACATTATGTGTAAGAGGAGTAACAGGACATCTGTCACATAACAACACTCACTGAATTGTAAGAACACAATCCAAATCCAGGAGATGTGCAAAGGCAGCGGCTGAAGTGCTGCAGGTGTTCCTGGGAGATGCAATCTCCTGTGCTTCAGAGAGCCTGGGAGGGCCTGAAATgaaatgggattaatgtacaatCTAAGAGAGCCTCTTGGTGATGTGTTTTGTCCCAGATCTGGGTGAGTGACCACAGCAGGACAGCTGTTATTGCAGCGGTGCAGGTAAGCACGtgcaggctgtggctggagcagcaggctgTGTGCTTGGGGGCTGAGGGAGGCAGCTGtacctcctgcagcagctctgggtctGTCGGGCTCACACTTCACCACCAGGGTATCAAAATCTGAGCTTTTGACTTGTGCACAATCTGTAAGAGACTTATTTAGGGTCCTGCTGGAGAGATAGAGTTCCTGTCCATTTTCACATATGACCAGGGAGTGTGGAGATGCAGGTTTCTCCAGGAAGCTCTCATGTCTGTTATCTGAGCCCACAGGCCAGAGCAGCCCCCACAGCTCCGTGTCTCAGCACATGCTGCTGCTCCTGATCCCCCTGATAAGTGGAGCAGGAATCCGTTTCCAGTTCCCAgctggaaggagcctgggctgtgACAGCCCTGACCCAAATGGCTCGGTTGGTTTCAGGGATAGTGTTCGTCAGGAGAAGGAGGAGCACCAGGCACCTGAGTTTCCTCCTGCTGCCTTGTCCCAGCTTGGCAGAGGTGTTTTTGGAGAACCTTTTCCCTGCCTTAGACCAGCACTGTGCAGGATGTGTGGGGCATTCCTCCAGGTGACTGCTCGTCCTTGGGTCTGGCTTGGATGGTGCTGGACATGATCATTGCACAGCATAACCCTTCCCTCTCCTGGTTTATTTCTTTGACTCTGAGCACTAGGGATGAAAGTTTCACCCCTCCTCAGCCTGGTGTTGTTATCTCTCACCTGACACAGTGATCTAATTAGTCCTGGAGCTTAGTGTGGCTGCTGAGCTCCTCTGTGTCTCCAGCAGGTCTggaccagcagctcccagccagacATTTGCGGAcaggttttggggtttgtggggAGGGGACAAACAGGGGATGTGCTCTTGGTGGCCTTTGCTGCGTGCCCTCATTCCCAGTCACTGTTACTGTGTGTGCTGAGGATCCAGTGACACAGAGAACCCAGTTTTATTGTCACCTCTCTCCTTCTGGTTTGCTTTGGGCAGTTTCTTGTCACAAAGGGACATTTTCCAGCCATTGTTTCCCCTGAAGCAGTCTTCCTCCCCCCACAGTTTGCCCCACTGTTTCCGTGTTTTCCTGCAGCTTTGGGCAGGTTTGTGGCACAGTCCATCACTTCCTGTGCAAATAGTCTGGGTTTGTGTTTGCTGGGCTAGGACAAGGTGGGAATTGTTTGGCTGCAGCGCTGCTGTCTGGAGGACAGAGCCCTTCAGAAATAGGAGATGCCAAAATATTTTGAAGGTCTTTTTCTTTTAGGCTTGGAGATTGCAGTGAAAGACAGATGTGCACAAATAAAAAATTGTGGATTTAGCAAGTACAGAGAAAGGcttcagaggcagagatgtaAAGAAGAGTGAACTTTACTGTTCTCCTTCTCtcttgaattttctccttcctcttGTCTCTTGCCTGTGGAGAGACTGGATGTCACTGAAAGCTCCACTGCATGTCCCTGTTGCTGCAGGGTTTTGTCTGTCCTTCTAGGGTGAATTATTAGGAAAAGAAGATTGTCTGCTTAAAATGCAGGTATTTTCCTGTCTGAAATATGAGACTTCTGATGAGGCAACCCTGAGGAGTTAATTGTAAAACTCTCAGATAAATGGGCAGCTTTTCAGTGGATCTTAGCTGGAAACTGGGCAGTTGTTCGGAGCAGTGTGAGCAGGTAACATCCAGCAGTCCCTGCTGTGACTCCTGTGGGATCAGAGAGCTGAGGGTTGGTGTGGGAGAAGGGGCAGccaggggagctgcagctggaCACGGGGAATGAGCCAAGGAGCTCAGCCTGTGACAAACTGTGTCCCCCCGTCCACGTTGCCCTTTGTGGCTGTGAGGAAGCTCTGTGTTGGTTTGGTGACATACCTGGACAATAAGGGACAATTCCAATTGAAGAGCTGTGACAGGAGCATTGCAGGATTGCCTGCAGCAGCCCACTGGAGCCATCAGGGGGGCTGCTTTGTGTCCCCCTGTGTTTGGTACAAGGGGGGATGGCCTGGGGGGAATATTcagactttggcagcaaaagcAGACAAACTGAAGGAAGAGGGGGGTGGCAACTGCTCTGTGTCTGTGGGGAGGAGAAGGATGTGACAGAGAGAAGCAGGTGTGTTGTTCCTTTGATCTGAAATGTGGCCCAGCATCTCTTCTCCAGTTCAGGGCTGTTtgcctgcagccctggagcgctgGGTTagtcctgtgggtgccctgggatgtgtgACCACTCTGTTGGTGTAGCTGGATTAGCTGGTGGTTCACACTCAGCCTGTAAAGGGATTGGCCTTTGCCAGGTCTGTGGTTCCAttgccaggctgtgcctggagctgtgaCATTTACAGGGGAtggagccagcagagccacaCCCGGGGTTTGTGCCACTTCATCCCACCTGAGACTCAGCCCTGACTGCTGCCCCCCACAGCAGTGGCACTGGCACTGTGGAGCTTTGGGGGTTTGGCTGTTGTAGCTCTGCAGCTCTGACATCAGTGGGTGATATTAAACAGTGTCATTTTTGTGGTACTTCATGATTTCCTCCCCCAGGTGGTTGCACATGGGATCAAGTTCAGTATTGCACACCCGTGTGCAGAGTCAGCCAAACATCATTTCTGTAGTACCTGAAGAAGGAGAATATCCTTTCCTGTGAATTCCTGAGGAGAGCCTGGACAGTTGAACCTCTGGCAGATTTTACTGATGGTGTTCCTTGAGGCATCCAGCAGTGGGGCTGGGAGGAAGGCTGGTGACATCCTCACTGCCtttctgcatccagccctgggctcacctggactcttctcttcccttccagCACCCAGGTGGAGAAGAGGTGCTGCTTGAGCAAGCTGGCAGAGATGCCACTGAGAGCTTTGAAGACGTGGGGCATTCCACAGATGCCAGGGAGATGCTGAAGCAGTACTACATCGGAGAGGTGCACCCGGTGAGTGCCCCCACCGGTGAGTGTAGCCCCCAGACAAAGATACAGGCTGTGCCTTGGGAAATAAGTCAGTACTTGAGGGGCTCAGGCAGTCCCTGTGTTGTCCAGGGTTTCTGCTGGGGAAGCTGAACTAAATTAGTCTTGTCCTTCCACTATTCACAACAGATTTCTCACTCCATTTAAATCGGGGCACTTCAGCTGAATCCATGGGTT
This window contains:
- the LOC134424453 gene encoding cytochrome b5, giving the protein MEGGRRGEAAAAAAGDGPAPVFTLEEVAKRNSSREAWLVIHGRVYDVTRFLEEHPGGEEVLLEQAGRDATESFEDVGHSTDAREMLKQYYIGEVHPSDREKQGSKNSSRTSSDQTSSWSTWLIPIFGALVLGLMYRYYMADGKSS